In a genomic window of Polycladomyces abyssicola:
- a CDS encoding YlbG family protein, with translation MSFPFSDRLGLAVWVKDLKAARSLRRMGNIHFVSKRLKYVYLYIDGRKSDQTIRKIERLPYVTRVERSLRREWTTDFQRTLEKSKDGSAVGTKTEK, from the coding sequence ATGTCGTTTCCTTTTTCTGACCGGCTGGGTTTGGCTGTGTGGGTCAAAGATCTGAAGGCAGCGCGTTCATTGCGGCGTATGGGAAACATCCATTTTGTCTCCAAGCGGTTGAAATATGTATATCTCTACATCGACGGCCGCAAATCGGATCAGACGATCCGAAAAATTGAACGACTTCCGTACGTCACACGCGTGGAACGTTCCCTGCGGCGCGAATGGACGACCGATTTTCAACGTACATTGGAAAAGTCGAAGGATGGATCAGCAGTTGGAACCAAGACGGAAAAATAG